The Bacillaceae bacterium IKA-2 DNA window GTAATACCACTAATTTATTTTTACCGAATCAGGAAAATTAATACTAAATGGGGGGCACTACATATAAAAATAAGGTGCCAACTAATTGACACCGCGATTCAAAACATCCTACTATTCTAATATTTCACTGAATTAACTTTCAGCGGTCTTGCAACCGGCTCTGATAAAAACTCTCCTGTTACCTTTAAAACTTTATTATCACCATTTACCTCGATTGCTACCTTTTCTATACCTGACTGCTCTGTTAATGATAAAACGAGTAGATTTAATACTTCCTCACTTATCGCTGTACCATCAGTGTGATTTAATAATTCTTCATTAAAATTAACTGTGACAATTCCGTTAGCATAACTCGGAACGTCTAACAGTTCTACACCATTGCGAAAATCTGTTAGTAAATTTGAAAAACTAGACGGCCCAGCTAATAACTCATTGATGACGGCTTCGATTTGATCTACACTAGAATTAACCCTTCTCGTTACCGGGACATAATATGGAGTTTCACCACTTTGAGCTAAGAAATATAATGTTACGGCTTTACTATTTGATAAATCGACTAGATTATCCATTTCAAGATTAATTCCATCAGAACGACTAAATCCTTCACCAATAGGTGTTCCATTGACTGGCATTACATCTTGATCATAGCCATTAATCCGTATTATTACTTTTTCAACACTATCAAATTGAGTCAATGTCCATGTAATCGATTGAAGAATTTTTAATTCATCTTCTGGACGATAATCTTTGAACTGCTCTGAAAAATCAACAACTCCAACCCCGTCTACAATATTGACTCCATAAATTTCAGTTCCAGCTGGTAAAGAAGCTTGAAAACCATTAGGTAAAAGTTGAGAAACTGGCCCATCATGAACTAAGTATTCTAACGCTTGTTTTGCAACACCCTCTACTTTAGGTAATTGAACTGTTTGCGCAGCGACGAATCCATGTTGATCAATTAAATATAATTCTCTAACTACCGTTTCAAATACTATTTCATTTGTTAGTCCATCAGATGTATCCTCCTCAAAACTACTATCAAAAGAAATATCCTCATCAACATAACTAACAGCCGGTGGATCAGTTACATCCATCGTTTGATCCGCCCCAAAACTACAACCAGATACAATAATTGATAGAGCAATTAGCAGTAGCGCGCCTGCTTTAAAATCTCTAAACATGATTTTCCCTCCTCAGGTGGTTTGTACTACTATGTATACTAGCTTTTTTTAATTTTAGACCAACTCTGAAGAGGTTTTTTGATTCATAAATTACCATTAAGAAAAGTGGAAGTGACTTCGAGCGGCTAGGCGCTGCAGCTAGACAGACGACAAAACTTTAAACTTTCTTAACTTTCATGAAGAAAAGCCCTTATTCATATAGGGGCTTTCGTTTTAAAGATATAGTTGTTACTGATAGTCCATTCGTTTCTAACCAGCCTTCAGCAATTCGTTTAAATCGCTCTTCTTCACCTGTAGTATAAAATCTATGGTCAGGTTTACGGTTTCCAGTATAAAGAAGTCCCTTATGATATAAAAGAGCGCTCACTTCCCGCGCAGTTTCATCACCTGAGGAAATAATTTCAATTTCTGGACCGATTTCTTTTTGAATAACATCACTGAGTAAAGGATAATGAGTACATCCTAAAATTAATGTATCGATCGCTTTGCCTTTAAGAGATTGCAAGCTTTTAGAAACGACTTCATTTGCTTCGTCACCACTAAAAATGCCCCGCTCTACTAAGGGTACAAATAATGGACACGGTAAACTTTCAACCTTAATTTTATTATTAATACTCGTTAATGTCTTTTCATAAACGCCACTGCTAATCGTTCCACTAGTGCCAATGACGCCAACATATTCATTTTTAGTCAATTTTAATGCAGCGATCGCACCTGGATGAATAACACCAATTACTGGTATTTTTAATTCCTTTTTTGCTTCCTGTAATATAACTGCGGTCGCAGTATTACAAGCGATTACTAACATTTTTATCTTTTTATCAACTAAATAGTTAATCATTTCCCACGTGTACTTACTAACTTCGTGTTGCGGTCTAGGTCCATATGGACAACGGGCCGTGTCACCGATATATAAAACCTCTTCTTTTGGAAGTTGCCGTAAAATTTCTTTTGCAACGGTTAACCCACCGATACCTGAATCTATCACACCAATTGGTTTATTCAAAGATTTCCCTCATTATCATTAATTAACTGCTAAGCAAAGAAA harbors:
- a CDS encoding GerMN domain-containing protein; the encoded protein is MFRDFKAGALLLIALSIIVSGCSFGADQTMDVTDPPAVSYVDEDISFDSSFEEDTSDGLTNEIVFETVVRELYLIDQHGFVAAQTVQLPKVEGVAKQALEYLVHDGPVSQLLPNGFQASLPAGTEIYGVNIVDGVGVVDFSEQFKDYRPEDELKILQSITWTLTQFDSVEKVIIRINGYDQDVMPVNGTPIGEGFSRSDGINLEMDNLVDLSNSKAVTLYFLAQSGETPYYVPVTRRVNSSVDQIEAVINELLAGPSSFSNLLTDFRNGVELLDVPSYANGIVTVNFNEELLNHTDGTAISEEVLNLLVLSLTEQSGIEKVAIEVNGDNKVLKVTGEFLSEPVARPLKVNSVKY
- the racE gene encoding glutamate racemase is translated as MNKPIGVIDSGIGGLTVAKEILRQLPKEEVLYIGDTARCPYGPRPQHEVSKYTWEMINYLVDKKIKMLVIACNTATAVILQEAKKELKIPVIGVIHPGAIAALKLTKNEYVGVIGTSGTISSGVYEKTLTSINNKIKVESLPCPLFVPLVERGIFSGDEANEVVSKSLQSLKGKAIDTLILGCTHYPLLSDVIQKEIGPEIEIISSGDETAREVSALLYHKGLLYTGNRKPDHRFYTTGEEERFKRIAEGWLETNGLSVTTISLKRKPLYE